A genomic segment from Alistipes senegalensis JC50 encodes:
- a CDS encoding beta-N-acetylhexosaminidase, translated as MKNVFFAVMALAVSFTETRAADSPAIVPMPQHIAYATGEGAVLSAGSRIAVPGGAKALRSVAELFVRDICREHGLRLKVSGISESGIVLGIDPALRAEAYSLDIGQGRVAVTGGSPSGLFYGLQSLRQLISQYGMRLPAVHVEDEPCFAYRGAMLDCCRHFFTVDEIKTFIDILALHKLNRFHWHLTDDQGWRIEIRHYPELTKVGSRRAETVLGRNTNIYDGIPSGGYYTQRQIRDVVAYAAERFITVIPEIEMPGHASAALAAYPWLGCAGEGYIVRTRWGVFPEVYCAGKDSTFEFMENVLAEVCELFPSEYIHIGGDECPKQSWTSCPACQQRIRNERLEHENELQSYFVHRIEKWLNARGRNLIGWDEILEGGISKTATIMSWRGADGGVAAAKAGNQVIMTPNTHCYLDYFQTQEPERLEPLGIGGYVPVRKVYSFDPYDRLSSAEQSCIQGVQGNIWTEYIASFAHAQHMALPRLAALAEVGWACDRRDFGDFTRRMTVFRKLYDKCGYRYASYFFDGTGE; from the coding sequence ATGAAAAATGTTTTTTTTGCCGTCATGGCGCTTGCTGTTTCATTTACGGAAACCCGAGCGGCGGATTCTCCCGCGATCGTTCCCATGCCTCAGCACATCGCTTACGCAACTGGCGAAGGAGCGGTGCTCTCCGCCGGATCGCGGATCGCTGTACCCGGCGGGGCTAAAGCGTTGCGGAGTGTCGCGGAACTCTTTGTGCGGGATATTTGCCGGGAACATGGACTTCGGCTGAAAGTTTCCGGAATTTCCGAAAGCGGCATCGTACTCGGGATCGATCCGGCGCTCAGGGCGGAGGCCTATTCGCTCGACATCGGCCAAGGGCGTGTCGCCGTGACGGGCGGTTCCCCTTCGGGACTCTTCTACGGATTGCAGAGCTTGCGTCAACTTATCTCGCAGTATGGTATGCGACTTCCGGCAGTGCATGTGGAGGATGAACCTTGTTTCGCTTATCGTGGCGCCATGCTCGACTGCTGCCGTCATTTCTTCACGGTTGACGAGATCAAAACGTTCATCGACATATTGGCACTCCACAAACTCAACCGTTTTCACTGGCATCTGACCGACGACCAGGGATGGCGTATCGAGATCAGGCATTATCCCGAATTGACGAAAGTGGGGTCACGGCGAGCCGAAACAGTCCTTGGACGCAATACGAATATCTACGACGGCATACCTTCGGGAGGATACTATACGCAGCGACAAATTCGTGACGTCGTAGCCTATGCGGCCGAACGGTTCATTACGGTCATCCCTGAAATCGAGATGCCGGGACATGCCTCGGCGGCACTGGCGGCCTATCCCTGGCTAGGGTGTGCCGGTGAGGGGTATATAGTACGGACGCGATGGGGTGTATTCCCGGAAGTTTATTGCGCGGGCAAGGATTCGACGTTCGAATTCATGGAGAACGTGCTTGCAGAGGTGTGTGAACTGTTTCCCTCGGAATATATCCATATCGGCGGGGATGAGTGTCCCAAACAGAGTTGGACGAGCTGTCCCGCCTGTCAGCAGCGTATCCGTAATGAGCGGTTAGAGCATGAAAACGAATTGCAGAGTTATTTTGTCCATCGGATTGAAAAATGGCTCAACGCCCGGGGGCGCAATCTGATCGGGTGGGACGAAATACTCGAAGGAGGGATTTCAAAGACGGCTACGATTATGTCGTGGCGCGGTGCCGATGGCGGCGTTGCCGCTGCCAAGGCTGGGAATCAGGTGATCATGACCCCCAACACGCATTGTTATCTCGATTATTTTCAGACGCAGGAGCCGGAGCGCCTCGAACCACTCGGTATCGGCGGTTACGTGCCGGTTCGTAAGGTTTATTCGTTCGATCCCTATGACCGTCTTTCTTCAGCGGAACAATCCTGTATTCAGGGAGTACAAGGGAATATATGGACGGAATATATCGCTTCTTTTGCCCATGCACAGCATATGGCCTTGCCGCGGCTGGCCGCATTAGCGGAGGTGGGATGGGCCTGCGACCGCCGCGATTTCGGGGATTTCACCCGGCGCATGACGGTATTCCGGAAACTTTACGACAAATGCGGCTATCGCTACGCCTCCTATTTCTTCGATGGAACGGGCGAATAA
- a CDS encoding glycoside hydrolase family 65 protein — MMRLVFWVVLLSVVPLSVDARSEGWVITARDTTADYFAVAMANGEIGVAVGREPFALGSVILGGSYEPGFGDDVSRILEGINPLGLTMAVDGHRFDPSEVRPQHQSVDMRRAVHTTRFSTDGVTVVYRIRALRNMPYALMTEVEVTAERDAEVLFSNGHTVPGEFADTLRESRTVGCEDGSRIAVQRTSGSYNRGRDHIVASSTFLCGEGCEAVSPESVRIVLRKGGRASFSLVGTICTTAAFADPWNESERQAIYAAREGAAQLVAAHERKWAELWQGDIEIEGDPTAQLDVRFALFNLYGSIREGSRRSIPPMGLSARGFYNGHIFWDSEIWMYPALLVLRPCLARQMLDYRTDGLDAARRRAYAHGYRGAMFPWEGDDRGEEATPTFALTGPLEHHITADIAIASWNYYCVTQDREWLRREGFPLMREAARFWCDRVTANADGSYSIRNVIGANEYAVGVTDNAFTNGAACRALEYASAAAELCGERPDPQWSAVAAGLRIPHFADGTTREHAGYDGEMIKQADANLLGYPLGIVTGREAQLRDLEYYERRIDPRNGPAMSYSVFAIQYARLGMAEKACEMFRRSYLPNLRPPFGVFAETATSGNPYFMTGAGGMLQAVLFGFGGLEITADGLVQRPSVLPPQWKNLRIKINGKIYQATNQ; from the coding sequence ATGATGAGACTTGTTTTTTGGGTCGTGCTGCTGTCGGTCGTTCCGCTGTCGGTCGATGCCCGCAGCGAAGGGTGGGTAATTACCGCACGAGATACCACGGCTGATTATTTTGCCGTCGCCATGGCCAACGGAGAAATTGGCGTAGCCGTGGGTCGGGAGCCTTTTGCCCTCGGTTCTGTGATTCTGGGAGGGAGTTATGAGCCGGGGTTCGGAGATGATGTGAGTCGTATTCTGGAAGGGATCAATCCGCTGGGGTTGACAATGGCTGTCGATGGTCATCGGTTCGATCCGTCGGAGGTCCGTCCACAGCATCAGTCGGTCGATATGCGGCGTGCAGTGCACACGACCCGTTTTTCAACGGACGGTGTGACGGTCGTCTATCGTATACGGGCCTTGCGGAACATGCCTTACGCTCTTATGACAGAAGTGGAAGTGACGGCGGAACGCGATGCAGAGGTTCTTTTTTCAAACGGTCATACCGTTCCCGGAGAGTTCGCCGACACCCTGCGGGAGTCGCGCACGGTCGGATGTGAGGACGGCAGCCGTATTGCCGTACAGCGCACTTCCGGCAGTTACAACCGCGGCCGCGACCATATTGTGGCTTCGTCGACTTTTCTTTGCGGTGAAGGGTGCGAAGCGGTCTCACCGGAAAGCGTGAGGATTGTTCTGCGCAAGGGCGGCCGGGCGTCGTTCTCCCTTGTGGGAACAATCTGTACTACAGCCGCTTTCGCCGACCCGTGGAATGAATCGGAAAGGCAGGCTATTTATGCAGCCCGGGAGGGAGCGGCGCAACTCGTTGCGGCACACGAACGGAAATGGGCGGAGTTGTGGCAGGGCGATATCGAGATCGAAGGCGATCCCACGGCACAGTTGGATGTGCGTTTCGCCTTGTTCAACCTTTACGGCTCTATCCGTGAAGGCAGTCGCCGGAGTATTCCGCCGATGGGCCTTTCGGCCCGGGGCTTTTACAACGGTCATATCTTCTGGGATTCTGAGATCTGGATGTATCCGGCGCTGCTGGTGCTCCGGCCCTGCCTGGCGCGCCAGATGCTCGATTACCGAACCGACGGACTCGATGCGGCCCGTCGTCGGGCCTACGCCCACGGCTATCGGGGCGCGATGTTCCCCTGGGAAGGGGATGACCGGGGCGAGGAGGCTACGCCGACCTTTGCCCTCACCGGTCCGCTCGAACATCATATTACAGCCGATATCGCCATCGCCAGCTGGAACTATTACTGTGTGACGCAGGACCGGGAGTGGCTGCGCCGCGAGGGTTTCCCGCTGATGCGCGAGGCTGCACGTTTCTGGTGCGATCGCGTTACGGCGAATGCCGACGGCAGCTACTCGATCCGCAATGTGATCGGAGCCAACGAATACGCCGTCGGCGTCACGGACAATGCCTTTACCAACGGCGCGGCCTGCCGGGCACTGGAGTACGCTTCGGCTGCGGCGGAGCTTTGCGGCGAGCGTCCCGATCCGCAGTGGAGTGCGGTAGCCGCGGGCCTTCGCATCCCGCACTTCGCCGACGGAACGACGCGCGAGCATGCCGGCTACGACGGCGAGATGATCAAACAGGCCGATGCCAACCTGCTGGGCTATCCGCTGGGCATCGTGACCGGACGCGAAGCTCAGTTGCGCGATCTGGAATACTACGAGCGCCGAATCGATCCGCGTAACGGTCCGGCGATGAGTTACTCGGTTTTTGCGATTCAGTATGCCCGGCTCGGAATGGCCGAAAAAGCCTGCGAAATGTTCCGTCGCTCCTACTTGCCCAACCTGCGGCCGCCGTTCGGGGTGTTTGCCGAAACGGCCACCAGCGGCAATCCCTATTTCATGACGGGTGCGGGCGGCATGTTGCAGGCCGTGCTGTTCGGATTCGGCGGGCTGGAGATTACGGCGGACGGTCTCGTGCAGCGCCCGTCTGTCCTGCCGCCACAATGGAAGAATCTGAGAATCAAAATAAATGGTAAAATCTATCAGGCAACGAACCAATAA
- a CDS encoding glycoside hydrolase family 97 protein: MNQTLKFSFRNLFLSCVCLLLFACGGNPEIISPDGRTRLSFVTGADGCMAYTVERDGRPLILPSALGLVAQERDLAGGFSVREIVKRSVNETWTQPWGENKILRDCHNEMTAVLKNDDGVLLTLRFRAFDDGVAFRYEWEVPDLDSLTVTDELTEFRFAEDGVSWSIPGNFNTYELLYRELPVSAVENANTPFTFRVDGTYGSIHEAALYDFPEMNLYRTDSLAFKAELAPLPDGIKARIPSKFMTAWRTIQVGDKAVDLINSSLILNLNEPSKIADTSWIKPQKYIGVWWGLHLGTHTWTMGPRHGATTENALRHIDFAAANNIQGVLFEGWNEGWENWGKTQHFDYVKPYADFDLDRIAAYAREKNIELWMHNETGGNIPEYEAALETAMQRYAGLGVHAVKTGYAGGFRDGQLHHSQYGVRHYQRVVETAARYGIVIDAHEPIKDTGIRRTWPNMMTREGARGMEWNAWSEGNSAEYLCTLPFVRLLSGPMDYTPGVFDLDYSRVRGRETGMQEWNGDNNSCCIKTTLARQIANWVIIYSPLQMASDLIENYEGHPAFQFFRDFDADCDWSEALQGEPGEYIVVVRRADDSFFLGAGTNDEPRTLTQKLGFLKSGMTYTATIYADAPDSAENPENYRIEKRTVTSADMLEIAMTARGGQAVTFVPVNE, translated from the coding sequence ATGAACCAAACTTTGAAGTTCTCGTTCCGGAACTTGTTTTTGTCCTGTGTGTGCTTGCTTCTGTTTGCATGCGGCGGGAATCCGGAGATAATTTCTCCCGACGGGCGCACACGCCTTTCGTTCGTGACGGGCGCCGACGGCTGCATGGCCTATACCGTCGAACGCGACGGCAGGCCTTTGATCCTTCCTTCCGCCTTGGGCCTCGTGGCGCAAGAGCGAGACCTCGCCGGCGGCTTTTCGGTACGGGAGATTGTGAAAAGATCCGTGAACGAAACATGGACGCAGCCGTGGGGCGAAAATAAAATCCTGCGCGATTGCCACAACGAAATGACGGCGGTATTGAAAAACGACGACGGCGTGTTGCTGACGCTTCGTTTCCGGGCTTTTGACGACGGTGTGGCATTCCGCTATGAATGGGAGGTACCGGACCTCGATTCGCTGACCGTCACCGATGAACTGACCGAATTCCGCTTCGCCGAAGACGGCGTGTCGTGGTCGATTCCCGGAAATTTCAACACCTATGAATTGTTGTATCGCGAACTGCCGGTTTCGGCCGTTGAAAACGCCAATACGCCTTTCACATTCCGTGTGGACGGCACATACGGTTCGATTCACGAAGCGGCGCTGTACGATTTCCCCGAAATGAATCTCTACCGGACCGATTCGCTGGCCTTCAAAGCCGAGTTGGCTCCGCTGCCTGACGGTATAAAGGCTCGTATTCCCTCGAAATTCATGACGGCGTGGCGGACGATCCAAGTGGGAGACAAAGCGGTGGACCTGATCAACTCGTCGCTGATCCTTAACCTGAACGAGCCTTCGAAGATTGCTGACACTTCGTGGATCAAACCGCAGAAATATATCGGCGTATGGTGGGGACTGCATCTCGGCACCCATACATGGACAATGGGACCCCGGCATGGAGCGACGACGGAGAATGCTCTGCGTCATATTGACTTCGCAGCGGCGAACAATATTCAGGGAGTGTTGTTCGAAGGGTGGAACGAAGGCTGGGAGAACTGGGGTAAAACGCAGCACTTCGATTATGTGAAGCCCTATGCAGATTTCGATCTCGACCGCATTGCCGCGTATGCCCGGGAGAAGAACATCGAGTTGTGGATGCACAATGAAACGGGTGGTAATATTCCTGAATATGAAGCGGCTCTGGAAACGGCTATGCAGCGCTATGCCGGATTGGGTGTGCATGCCGTCAAAACGGGATATGCCGGAGGCTTCAGGGACGGCCAGCTCCACCACTCGCAGTATGGCGTGCGGCACTACCAGCGTGTCGTCGAGACGGCGGCCCGTTATGGGATCGTCATCGATGCCCACGAGCCGATCAAGGATACGGGCATTCGCCGCACGTGGCCCAATATGATGACCCGGGAGGGGGCACGCGGCATGGAGTGGAACGCATGGTCGGAAGGGAACTCCGCGGAGTATCTCTGTACGCTGCCTTTCGTACGGCTCCTGAGCGGTCCGATGGATTATACGCCGGGGGTATTCGATCTTGATTACTCGCGCGTCCGGGGCCGGGAAACCGGAATGCAGGAGTGGAACGGCGACAACAATTCGTGTTGTATCAAGACTACGCTGGCACGTCAGATTGCCAACTGGGTGATTATTTATTCTCCGCTTCAGATGGCGTCCGATCTGATCGAAAACTACGAGGGACATCCGGCTTTCCAATTCTTCCGGGATTTCGATGCCGACTGTGACTGGTCCGAAGCATTGCAGGGTGAACCCGGCGAATATATTGTCGTCGTACGCCGTGCGGATGACAGTTTCTTCCTGGGCGCCGGCACGAACGATGAGCCCCGGACATTGACCCAGAAACTCGGCTTCCTGAAGTCCGGTATGACTTATACTGCAACGATCTATGCCGACGCTCCGGATTCTGCGGAGAATCCCGAAAACTATCGCATCGAAAAACGGACCGTGACTTCTGCCGATATGCTCGAAATTGCAATGACTGCCCGTGGCGGGCAGGCCGTGACGTTTGTTCCCGTAAATGAATAG
- a CDS encoding acyltransferase family protein, translating to MNPNRRLLSLDTLRGVDMFFIMGFSGLVTSLCALWPGSFTDMLASQMQHAAWNGLTIQDTIFPLFLFIAGVAFPFSLAKQRARGFGRKRILDRIFRRGLILALLGMVYNGLFELNFSSLRIASVLGRIGLAWMFAALLCVYCSVRTRIAVAGIILIGYSLLLGLVVAPDAPVGADPLSVEGCLAGWIDRQYLPGHILYGAFDPEGILSTLPAVVSALFGMFTGEFLLDGRRGLSGSWKAFYMAVAALAITTAGLCWNLIMPVNKNLWSSSFTCVVSGYSLGMTALFYYLIDVCGYKRWTFVFRVIGLNSITIYMAQRIIPLRYASDFFVGGLASKCSETVGAVIYDIGYIVLCWLFLYFLYRKNTFLKV from the coding sequence ATGAACCCGAACAGACGACTTTTATCTTTGGACACCCTGCGGGGGGTCGATATGTTCTTTATTATGGGCTTTTCAGGGCTCGTGACCTCGTTGTGCGCACTGTGGCCCGGATCTTTTACCGATATGCTTGCGTCGCAGATGCAGCATGCGGCGTGGAATGGACTAACGATTCAAGACACGATCTTTCCTCTGTTTCTTTTTATCGCAGGCGTGGCGTTCCCCTTCTCGCTGGCCAAACAGCGTGCACGCGGATTCGGCAGAAAACGGATTCTGGACCGGATTTTCCGCCGCGGACTGATTCTTGCCCTGTTGGGAATGGTTTATAACGGGTTGTTCGAGCTCAATTTCTCCTCGTTGCGCATAGCAAGCGTGCTGGGACGGATCGGCTTGGCTTGGATGTTCGCCGCACTGCTCTGCGTGTATTGCAGCGTGAGAACTCGGATAGCTGTTGCCGGGATTATCCTAATAGGCTATTCACTGCTGCTCGGCCTGGTCGTAGCCCCCGATGCTCCGGTCGGTGCCGATCCGCTTTCGGTGGAGGGGTGTCTGGCCGGATGGATTGACCGACAGTACCTTCCCGGACACATCCTTTACGGGGCATTCGATCCGGAAGGGATATTGAGCACCCTGCCGGCAGTCGTATCGGCTCTATTCGGAATGTTCACCGGCGAATTTTTGCTCGATGGCCGGAGAGGGCTCTCTGGCTCTTGGAAAGCGTTCTATATGGCCGTCGCCGCACTGGCGATCACGACGGCGGGCTTGTGCTGGAATCTTATCATGCCGGTCAACAAGAATTTATGGAGCAGTTCGTTCACTTGCGTGGTCTCCGGTTATTCGCTGGGGATGACCGCCTTGTTTTATTACCTGATTGACGTGTGCGGGTACAAACGATGGACGTTCGTTTTCCGGGTTATCGGATTGAATTCCATTACGATTTATATGGCGCAGCGGATTATTCCACTGCGTTATGCGTCCGATTTTTTCGTCGGCGGACTTGCTTCCAAATGCAGTGAAACAGTAGGGGCGGTGATCTACGATATAGGTTATATCGTGCTCTGCTGGCTGTTTCTCTATTTCTTGTATCGAAAAAACACTTTCCTTAAGGTATGA
- a CDS encoding glycoside hydrolase family 3 protein, with protein sequence MGCNALFAAVPPAIRPDAKIETRIEKILGRLTLEEKIGQMCQLTVSMVTDMNDSGHPFISDELLDTVIGHYKVGSILNVPFDEAQSREAWTQIIGRIQRRSLDCLGIPCIYGVDQMHGASYTRGATFFPQGINMGAALNCELMRRSSEISAYETRACAILWNFAPVMDLGRDPRWSRMWESYGEDVCVNSRLAAASVRGLQGDDPNRIGMYRVAACLKHFMAYGVPVSGKDRTPSSVTRNALREKYFAPFLECIRAGALSLMVNSSNNDGIPFHANRELLTGWLKEELNWDGVIVTDWNDIYNLYERDHIAESRKDAVRIAINAGIDMAMVPLDRDFCVYLRELVEEGLVSERRIDDAVRRILRLKMRIGLFEEPFPDTSKFDRFASDEFAAVALQAAEESEVLLKNDGGLLPLPKSARILLTGPNANSMRCLNGGWSYTWQGERCDEFADRYNTIYEALARKFDHVTWIPGVEYGTPSENWQVERVRGIGEAVSAAADADVIVVCIGENSYCETPGNMNDLNLSQNQKKLVRELASTGKPLVLVLNEGRPRLIGDIEPLAQAVVDILLPGNYGGDALANLLAGDANFSARLPFTYPRWPDALATYDYKPCQKRGTMEGEYNYDAVMDVQWPFCHGLSYTTFEYGNLRANLTEFRAGDTLSFTVDISNTGDCAGKEAVLLWSSDLVASLTPDVIRLRNFEKISLEPGETRTVTLSIPASDLAFVGYDGRWRLEKGDFRIRMGTETLFVRCVETRVWDTPNIP encoded by the coding sequence ATGGGCTGCAATGCGCTGTTTGCAGCAGTGCCGCCCGCTATCCGGCCCGATGCGAAGATCGAAACCCGGATTGAAAAGATACTCGGCCGCCTGACGCTTGAAGAGAAAATCGGCCAAATGTGTCAGTTGACCGTCAGCATGGTGACCGATATGAATGATTCCGGGCATCCGTTCATCAGCGATGAGCTGCTCGATACGGTCATCGGACATTACAAAGTCGGGTCGATTCTCAACGTACCGTTCGATGAGGCGCAGTCCCGGGAGGCATGGACGCAGATTATCGGTAGGATTCAGCGTCGTTCGCTCGACTGCCTGGGGATTCCCTGCATTTACGGTGTCGATCAAATGCACGGTGCTTCCTACACCCGCGGTGCAACCTTTTTTCCGCAGGGGATCAACATGGGTGCCGCGCTGAACTGTGAACTGATGCGCCGTTCGTCGGAGATTTCGGCTTATGAAACCCGTGCCTGTGCCATTCTGTGGAATTTTGCGCCGGTGATGGATTTGGGACGCGATCCCCGATGGTCGAGGATGTGGGAGAGTTACGGAGAGGATGTTTGTGTCAATTCCCGGTTGGCGGCGGCTTCCGTGCGCGGTTTGCAGGGCGATGATCCCAATCGGATCGGGATGTATCGGGTGGCTGCTTGTTTGAAGCATTTCATGGCCTACGGCGTCCCCGTGTCGGGCAAGGACCGAACGCCTTCGTCCGTTACGCGCAACGCCCTGCGCGAAAAATATTTTGCCCCCTTTCTCGAATGTATCCGGGCCGGGGCGCTGTCGTTGATGGTCAACTCGTCCAACAACGACGGTATACCCTTTCATGCCAACCGCGAGTTGCTCACGGGGTGGTTGAAGGAAGAACTGAACTGGGACGGGGTGATCGTTACGGATTGGAATGATATTTACAATCTATATGAGCGGGATCATATCGCCGAGAGCCGCAAGGATGCGGTTCGGATCGCTATAAATGCCGGGATCGATATGGCCATGGTCCCTTTGGACCGGGATTTCTGCGTCTATCTCCGTGAACTGGTCGAGGAAGGGCTGGTTTCCGAAAGACGCATCGATGATGCCGTTCGTCGGATTTTGCGGTTGAAAATGCGCATCGGGTTGTTCGAAGAGCCGTTCCCGGACACTTCGAAGTTCGATCGTTTCGCGAGTGATGAATTCGCCGCCGTGGCTTTGCAAGCTGCCGAAGAGTCGGAGGTGCTGCTCAAAAACGACGGAGGTCTGCTACCCCTCCCGAAGTCGGCGCGCATCCTGCTCACCGGCCCCAATGCCAATTCCATGCGCTGTCTCAACGGCGGCTGGTCTTACACCTGGCAGGGTGAGCGTTGCGATGAGTTTGCAGATCGTTACAATACGATTTACGAGGCCTTGGCGCGTAAATTCGATCATGTTACCTGGATTCCAGGCGTAGAATACGGCACCCCCTCGGAGAATTGGCAGGTGGAGCGTGTGCGGGGAATCGGCGAAGCAGTCTCGGCAGCGGCCGATGCAGACGTGATTGTCGTCTGCATCGGCGAGAACTCCTATTGTGAAACTCCGGGCAACATGAATGATCTGAACCTGTCGCAAAACCAGAAAAAACTGGTCCGCGAACTGGCGTCTACGGGGAAACCCCTCGTATTGGTGTTGAACGAGGGCCGGCCGCGTCTGATCGGCGATATAGAGCCGTTGGCGCAGGCTGTCGTCGATATTCTGCTGCCCGGCAATTACGGGGGTGACGCACTGGCCAATCTGCTTGCCGGGGATGCGAACTTCAGCGCCCGGCTTCCCTTTACCTATCCGCGCTGGCCCGATGCGTTGGCCACCTATGACTACAAACCCTGTCAGAAAAGGGGTACGATGGAGGGCGAATACAACTACGATGCCGTGATGGACGTGCAATGGCCTTTCTGCCACGGATTGAGTTACACTACATTCGAATACGGAAATCTGCGGGCTAACCTTACGGAATTTCGGGCCGGAGATACGCTTTCGTTCACGGTCGATATCTCCAATACAGGCGACTGCGCGGGCAAGGAGGCCGTATTGCTCTGGTCGAGCGATTTGGTGGCAAGCCTGACGCCTGACGTGATCCGGCTGCGCAATTTCGAGAAGATCTCCCTTGAACCGGGCGAAACCCGTACGGTGACGCTTTCGATACCGGCATCCGATCTGGCGTTTGTCGGTTATGACGGTCGCTGGCGGCTCGAAAAGGGCGATTTCCGGATCCGTATGGGTACGGAGACCCTGTTCGTCCGATGCGTGGAAACCCGGGTGTGGGACACCCCTAACATTCCCTGA